A single region of the Lycium barbarum isolate Lr01 chromosome 2, ASM1917538v2, whole genome shotgun sequence genome encodes:
- the LOC132628413 gene encoding feruloyl CoA ortho-hydroxylase F6H1-1-like, whose protein sequence is MRPVIQLPSESQKASPIPLLSVVGDATPLMLPSDYCWYRRKICRIQNTEVHGILRRMTRNKRGVFLTTTTPKEIWPSSCREEALEYLKRCDTIIRKILKSLMGGLNVKVIDEEKDQLLMGSKRINFNYYPKCSNPELSVGVGRHSDISTITVLLQDDIGRLYGKKLETNDWIHVPPVNRALEINIGDTLQRMSNDKYKSVDHRVIANGSKNRVSVPIFLHPKPTSVIGPLQELLVNGEKPIYKQILYADYTNIFFSKGHDGKDTIEFAKI, encoded by the exons ATGAGACCAGTAATCCAATTGCCAAGTGAATCCCAGAAAGCATCACCTATTCCGCTCTTATCAGTGGTGGGTGATGCAACACCATTAATGTTACCTAGTGATTACTGCTGGTATAGGAGGAAAATATGCA GAATTCAGAACACTGAAGTCCATGGGATTCTGAGAAGAATGACAAGGAATAAAAGAG GTGTATTCTTGACTACAACTACACCAAAAGAAATTTGGCCTTCTTCTTGCAG GGAAGAAGCACTTGAATACTTGAAGAGGTGTGATACTATTATAAGGAAGATTTTGAAATCGCTAATGGGAGGATTGAATGTAAAAGTAATTGATGAAGAGAAAGATCAACTTTTAATGGGTTCAAAGAGAATAAACTTTAACTACTATCCAAAATGTTCCAACCCTGAGCTTTCGGTTGGAGTAGGACGTCACTCAGATATCTCAACAATTACTGTTCTCCTTCAAGATGATATCGGCAGGCTCTATGGGAAAAAACTTGAAACTAATGATTGGATTCATGTCCCTCCAGTCAACAGGGCTCTGGAAATCAATATTGGCGATACACTTCAAAGAATGAGCAATGACAAATACAAGAGTGTTGATCATCGTGTGATTGCTAATGGGAGCAAGAATAGGGTTTCTGTGCCCATTTTCTTGCATCCAAAGCCTACAAGTGTTATTGGTCCTTTGCAGGAATTGCTAGTGAATGGGGAGAAACCAATTTACAAACAAATACTTTATGCTGATTACACCAACATCTTCTTCAGCAAAGGTCATGATGGGAAGGACACAATAGAGTTTGCAAAGATATAG